tatacaagctgtacgaatatcatgacattcactttggtagtcgccttcttaatgttagtctgtacggaatacttaggactatctctttatattaatgataatgcatttggtaatggacttttcatcttaactggtatacattttagccatgttattgttggagctatccttgtattcttcactcaaagtatctatagttctttagttacttacatgcctacaagctctataatgctaagcaaatctaaaggtatgtatgcaagatctttacagaaccattcactattttatatctacactttgtagaaaccatgtggatattaatccacattacattctatctctaaatcatataacggtcgtaaggtacgccggggataacaggtcagataatattgggagttctaatcctcggattgtatcagcacctccatgtcggctcattactcccttgttattgaacaagattcagttaggaacgctagttcaccgtcagatgtaatacgtgagctgggttaagaacgtctggagacagtttgttccctatctaccatattatctaattggtttaattttcttacaaacggcttttggtttgattgaattatcgcacccagataactccataccagtgaaccggtttgtaactccgcttcatatcgtacctgaatggtactttttagcatattatgcggtgttaaaagtaatcccatccaaaaccggtggtttg
This genomic stretch from Besnoitia besnoiti strain Bb-Ger1 chromosome Unknown contig00051, whole genome shotgun sequence harbors:
- a CDS encoding cytochrome b6 subfamily protein (encoded by transcript BESB_064090) codes for the protein FVPYLPYYLIGLIFLQTAFGLIELSHPDNSIPVNRFVTPLHIVPEWYFLAYYAVLKVIPSKTGGLLVFMLSTCQ